In one window of Bombus fervidus isolate BK054 chromosome 4, iyBomFerv1, whole genome shotgun sequence DNA:
- the Rim gene encoding rab3 interacting molecule isoform X18, whose product MVLRKQPGSGSGSSSSILGLKVVGGKLLEDGSMGAVIEKVKKGSTADIEGQLRPGDEVIKWNGRSLQGKSFREVYDIIAESRQEPQVELVVSRNLSSTTGPVTMPAGLTPTAPMPSRKIAAQIQWRQKHPETISGPQQPHHKDYMIFRIPGLKKCILWELYDARREKPSVLVTSPGSPDLHAQGRARHLRHTSGNANVGGNLQVKLSFDSVALRLIVTLICAAGLTPRSNGQPRNPYAKIFLLPDKSEKSKRRTKTLANTNDPKWNQTFIYDGIRRPELRKRALEVTVWDYGKYDTNDFLGEAILELATAHLDEEPEWHPLTGHGEHRHIGYYQEPDDMVITPVDCHLSPPSTTSRLSDSDTSECDITDCDVSREQRRTADGASISSIGSSSRFHNMPSNYKRHYSSPPPERELCIDGEHRSRRDMSPQGRKRAAIMIRDQPASISGYQTYRKDDIHRGMMGHRSHSAAPMDSPSLRYRGRSQSPTGHRSLSPPEHRSMLYSHGYVPPRFSSRSATATPTGSPKKRQLPLIPTALKERAVQDPEERARFMRHRNRQVHTTYRSTGTGGWERHYSGLSDSDLLSIDQDPLSLPHSHPYRMHRPRRGNLSPDKDVLGDLGDSDMESIASVTSSAFSTQSERPRGSRGLIPTVKNVLIPGVISPMPLPPRRNRRRHRLRVPCSECHCPNNNPTKPRSNNPSKHNPTPHPLVRSKSAVVRSLYRKMRTPFTRSQTVDENMLRYYSPETSEYSVSEGYLLKPEELTGSSKNRIPEIYVEDCLQVDFNDRLIEKFRDRYSSPYQVDSGMRRRSRSWQDRTGRTAKSRHHLFSRGLHDVTDDHGIRNLDVSLRPRRSFLFSKARSFDYDVLHDTYADRYGFGLGTGMLSRRAKSFEYDTISSNIFSDDSLRTARRKLKKNMAINDAGYGDKIPALGDQSKSYFDSNSDDKMPKILLNREKNYDYMLKQDHKPFYGYDSEFSCGETEIYMPRFDKQIIDMDLAGKGYHSYDLSEENSFSSDDQIGLRNVLGREDPTKRKYRDSTFQEHDSAFGRDISKKRTKNLDSDICDPTNEHIYCSIDEALSSAEKYGPDRDITCSSMHAASDLEHYDNQRTSGRSRRRRKSSESYLENGYDGYNWDIEYDEGFIDRGNVDEYDHRLYDYEDENIPRTDAEMYEDDYYRRRDGSRSSRRKKRSSQYVDADYIGDYRDYRSAEEYDYQAHSGPECVGADAYQDNTLPRRRKRRSRRGSREVSTGVYENLPYRDTISSTRGTLTVPSLSDSKRMMLQRAESTPILRSDEELSSSDRAERARRLYRRKRNSSCPEARELRYYDPPRRKDEERSTNFILDSDEDFGSMETVVCADCFRQKNVTGTVVSDGIRSGYYDGEQVRDGYVDSRYDYENVQTRDYREPYELARSGSLRSSSQYRGRRKTSCPECRELAMSYELGRSGSFSRKSEERRPSVESRHRYRRRNSSCPEPRDLELLEKRQQQQRHQQAQQHPSQQQQQGSKRNVAISDTLEYYEYSMESESQCSENCGFGPCDPRRPRNRAPHPGNANSSLFDSQTATSDTTKNYHPRAVDHHETSRNTKLSRRDNFTDTAVTSSSSPTSSTRRRSRKKTAADDASAAVNQQRDDARDRRSSSMPESSEYSQSGSYEKPSRTQPGDNEHDDHKRGQFTRSLSNTDAPQDEKVDGSLSDTAIGLNVEDSSRRGRKSSPGSKSGSGSSSGGGSAVQYQSGLGKKSNSTSQLSATECGIGGIFVGSGVAEARAGLSSRKRNSTPSSIQRSEEIVPYQRFESGKQSGSLASDTAGSLNSISSSEGSSWSPSLRMTGETGQLRDFIEDLGPGQVVGRQALGARCLGEIQLSLTQKKGYLEVEVIRAKDLKPKQGTKAIPASYVKVYLVNGKKCIAKAKTMAARKTLDPFYQQSLAFRENCRGCILQVTVWGDYGRLEGRKVFMGIAQIVLDELNLNEMVFGWYKLFGNISLVSGPPSLALSRRSSATSLESFKI is encoded by the exons ATGGTGTTGCGAAAGCAGCCCGGAAGCGGCTCCGGAAGCAGTAGTAGCATACTGGGGCTGAAAGTGGTCGGCGGCAAACTGTTGGAGGATGGCTCTATGGGCGCCGTCATCGAGAAGGTCAAGAAGGGTAGCACGGCTGACATAGAAGGTCAACTGAGACCCG GTGACGAGGTGATCAAGTGGAACGGCAGGTCCCTCCAGGGCAAAAGCTTCCGTGAAGTTTACGACATCATCGCCGAGTCGAGACAGGAGCCTCAAGTGGAGCTGGTAGTTTCGCGGAATCTATCGTCGACGACGGGTCCGGTGACGATGCCTGCGGGGCTGACACCAACAGCGCCGATGCCGTCGAGGAAGATCGCCGCACAGATCCAATGGAGACAAAAGCACCCGGAGACGATATCCGGGCCACAGCAACCGCATCACAAAG ATTATATGATTTTTCGTATTCCAGGTCTTAAGAAATGTATTCTATGGG AGTTATACGACGCGAGGCGCGAGAAACCTTCGGTTTTAGTGACCTCGCCGGGCTCGCCGGATCTTCACGCTCAAGGACGCGCCAGGCACCTCCGACACACTTCCGGCAATGCGAACGTCGGAGGTAATCTTCAGGTGAAGCTGAGTTTCGATTCCGTGGCGCTACGGTTGATCGTCACGTTGATCTGTGCGGCTGGGCTCACGCCCAGGAGCAACGGCCAACCCAGAAATCCCTACGCCAAGATCTTCCTGCTTCCGGACAAGAG CGAAAAGTCGAAGAGACGAACGAAGACGTTGGCGAACACGAACGATCCAAAGTGGAACCAAACGTTCATCTACGACGGAATCAGGAGGCCAGAGCTGAGGAAAAGGGCGTTGGAAGTAACCGTGTGGGACTACGGGAAGTACGACACGAACGATTTTCTCGGCGAAGCGATACTGGAACTGGCGACAGCTCATCTCGACGAGGAGCCCGAATGGCATCCGCTGACCGGCCACGGGGAACACCGACATATTGG ATACTATCAGGAGCCCGATGACATGGTGATAACTCCGGTGGACTGCCATCTCAGTCCACCGTCGACGACGTCGCGGCTGAGCGACTCTGACACTTCCGAATGCGATATCACGGACTGCGACGTCTCCAGGGAGCAAAGGAGAACAGCTGACGGTGCCAGTATAAGCAGTATCGGCAGTTCCTCCAG gTTTCATAATATGCCGTCAAATTATAAGCG CCACTATTCTAGTCCCCCGCCGGAAAGGGAGCTGTGCATCGACGGGGAGCATCGAAGTCGAAGGGACATGTCGCCGCAGGGGCGTAAACGGGCCGCCATCATGATACGGGATCAGCCAGCGTCTATTTCTGGTTACCAGACCTATCGTAAG GACGATATTCATCGAGGAATGATGGGCCACAGGTCGCATAGTGCAGCACCTATGGATTCGCCGAGCCTTCGGTATCGCGGAAGGTCTCAAAGTCCCACCGGTCATCGCTCTCTGTCTCCGCCGGAACATAGATCCATGCTTTACTCGCATGGCTACGTTCCACCCAG ATTCAGCTCGAGGTCAGCGACAGCCACTCCCACCGGAAGTCCGAAGAAGAGACAATTGCCTCTGATTCCGACGGCTCTGAAGGAAAGGGCTGTTCAGGATCCCGAGGAACGGGCGAGATTTATGAGACACCGCAATAGGCAGGTGCATACCACGTACAGGAGTACGGGTACGGGAG GTTGGGAAAGACACTATAGCGGACTGTCGGATTCGGATCTGCTCTCGATAGATCAGGATCCGTTATCTTTGCCGCACAGTCACCCTTATCGAATGCACAGACCGCGAAGGGGAAATTTAAGTCCTGACAAAGACGTACTTGGTGATCTTGGTGACTCCGATATGGAGAGTATAGCCTCCGTGACGAGCAGTGCCTTCAGTACGCAATCGGAACGACCACGTGGCTCTAGAGGACTAAT ACCGACAGTTAAAAACGTTTTAATACCCGGTGTCATATCCCCTATGCCCCTGCCCCCTAGGCGCAATAGGCGCAGGCACAGACTTAGGGTACCCTGCAGCGAATGTCACTGTCCGAACAACAATCCCACCAAGCCCAGGAGCAACAACCCCAGCAAGCACAATCCCACCCCGCATCCCCTCGTACGGAGCAAGTCCGCAGTGGTGCGCTCGTTGTACAGAAAGATGCGTACGCCGTTCACGAGGTCGCAGACCGTCGACGAGAACATGCTGAGATATTACAGCCCGGAGACCAGCGAGTACAGCGTCTCCGAGGGGTACTTGCTCAAGCCAGAGGAGCTAACCGGTAGCTCTAAGAATCGTATACCGGAGATATACGTGGAGGATTGCCTTCAGGTCGACTTCAACGATCGCCTCATCGAGAAGTTTCGCGACAGATACTCGTCGCCCTATCAAGTGGACTCCGGTATGCGTAGACGGTCGCGTAGCTGGCAAGATCGTACCGGCAGAACCGCGAAATCTAGGCACCACTTGTTCTCGAGAGGCTTGCACGACGTAACGGACGATCACGGCATTAGGAACCTAGACGTTAGCTTACGGCCGCGTAGATCGTTTTTATTCTCGAAGGCTAGGAGCTTCGACTACGACGTGCTGCACGATACCTACGCTGATCGTTACGGTTTCGGACTAGGCACGGGCATGCTCTCGCGTAGAGCCAAGAGTTTCGAGTACGACACTATATCAAGCAACATATTCAGCGACGACAGCCTGAGAACCGCCCGTCGTAAATTGAAGAAGAACATGGCTATTAACGATGCCGGTTACGGCGACAAGATACCGGCTCTGGGCGATCAGAGTAAATCGTACTTCGACTCGAACAGCGACGACAAGATGCCCAAGATTCTGCTCAATCGAGAGAAAAATTACGACTACATGCTGAAGCAGGATCACAAACCATTCTATGGATACGATTCTGAATTTAGTTGCGGTGAAACGGAGATTTATATGCCGCGCTTCGATAAACAGATCATAGATATGGATCTTGCCGGTAAAGGTTACCACTCGTACGATCTGTCGGAGGAAAATTCTTTCAGCAGCGACGATCAAATAGGTCTGCGGAACGTCCTTGGCCGTGAAGATCCCACCAAAAGGAAATACAGAGACTCGACGTTCCAGGAGCACGATTCCGCGTTCGGTCGAGACATATccaagaaacgaacgaagaatCTCGACAGCGATATCTGCGACCCGACTAACGAGCACATTTACTGCAGCATCGACGAGGCGCTGTCGTCCGCGGAGAAGTACGGCCCGGACAGGGACATTACTTGTTCTTCGATGCATGCTGCCTCGGATTTAGAGCACTACGACAATCAGAGAACTAGCGGTCGTTctcgaagaagaaggaaaagcaGCGAATCGTATCTGGAGAACGGATACGATGGTTACAACTGGGATATCGAATACGACGAAGGGTTTATCGACAGAGGGAACGTCGACGAGTACGACCACCGGTTGTACGATTACGAAGATGAAAATATTCCGAGAACAGACGCAGAAATGTACGAGGACGATTACTATAGAAGAAGAGACGGCAGTCGAAGTAGTAGACGTAAGAAAAGATCGTCGCAGTACGTTGATGCTGACTACATCGGTGATTATCGTGACTATCGTTCCGCGGAGGAGTACGATTATCAAGCGCACAGTGGCCCAGAGTGTGTTGGAGCCGACGCTTATCAAGATAACACGCTGCCacgaaggagaaagaggagaagtAGAAGGGGAAGCAGAGAAGTTAGTACGGGTGTCTACGAGAACTTACCGTATCGAGATACGATATCGAGCACGAGGGGCACGCTAACCGTACCGAGTTTATCCGATAGCAAGCGAATGATGCTGCAACGAGCAGAATCTACGCCGATCTTACGTTCCGACGAGGAACTGAGCTCGTCGGACAGAGCGGAAAGAGCCAGACGTCTGTATCGTCGCAAAAGGAACAGCAGCTGCCCCGAAGCTAGAGAGCTTCGATACTACGATCCTCCACGaagaaaagacgaagaaagaagTACGAACTTTATTCTGGACTCGGACGAGGATTTCGGTTCGATGGAGACGGTCGTGTGCGCAGACTGTTTCCGTCAGAAGAACGTAACGGGCACGGTGGTTAGCGATGGTATTAGATCGGGCTACTACGACGGGGAACAGGTTCGCGATGGTTACGTAGACTCAAGATACGACTACGAAAACGTTCAGACTCGCGATTATCGGGAACCATACGAACTGGCTAGGTCGGGATCGCTGCGATCGTCGTCGCAGTATCGTGGTAGGCGAAAGACTAGTTGTCCGGAGTGTCGAGAATTAGCGATGTCGTACGAATTAGGTAGGTCTGGCTCGTTCTCGCGAAAGAGCGAAGAGAGGAGACCTTCGGTAGAATCGAGACATAGGTACCGTAGACGAAATAGCAGCTGTCCGGAGCCTAGGGATCTCGAGCTACTCGAGAAGAGGCAGCAGCAACAACGTCATCAGCAAGCCCAGCAGCATCCGAgtcaacaacagcagcagGGTAGTAAGAGGAACGTAGCGATCAGCGACACCCTCGAGTACTACGAGTACTCGATGGAGAGCGAGAGCCAGTGCAGCGAGAACTGCGGATTTGGCCCGTGCGATCCGCGTAGGCCTCGTAACCGAGCACCCCACCCCGGTAACGCTAATTCAAGTCTCTTTGATTCCCAAACCGCTACCTCCGACACTACTAAAAACTACCACCCACGGGCCGTCGATCACCACGAAACCTCACGAAACACGAAACTGTCGCGGCGCGACAACTTCACCGATACCGCTGTCACCTCGTCGTCGTCCCCAACGTCGTCGACTCGACGGCGTTCGCGGAAAAAAACCGCCGCCGACGATGCCTCCGCCGCCGTCAACCAACAACGTGACGACGCGCGGGATCGCCGATCCTCCTCCATGCCCGAAAGCAGCGAGTACAGTCAGTCGGGCTCGTACGAGAAGCCGTCCAGGACCCAGCCAGGCGATAACGAGCACGACGATCATAAAAGGGGTCAGTTCACCAGGAGTCTTAGTAATACCGACGCGCCACAGGACGAGAAAGTTG ACGGTAGTTTGAGCGATACGGCGATCGGTTTGAACGTGGAGGACTCCTCGAGGAGGGGTCGCAAGAGTTCGCCCGGCAGTAAAAGCGGAAGCGGAAGTAGCAGCGGTGGCGGAAGCGCGGTGCAGTATCAATCAGGTCTCGGGAAGAAGAGTAACAGCACCAGTCAGCTGTCCGCCACAG AGTGCGGTATCGGCGGGATCTTCGTCGGAAGCGGTGTCGCGGAGGCACGCGCCGGTTTATCGAGCCGGAAACGCAACAGCACGCCGAGCAGCATACAGCGTTCCGAGGAGATCGTACCCTATCAACGCTTTGAATCCGGGAAACAGTCGGGATCGTTGGCCAGTGACACAGCCGGAAGTCTCAACTCGATCTCTAGTTCCGAAGGAAGCTC TTGGTCTCCCAGTCTACGAATGACAGGCGAAACCGGCCAACTGAGAGATTTCATCGAAGATCTTGGGCCTGGCCAAGTGGTCGGAAGGCAGGCGCTTGGTGCTCGCTGCCTTGGCGAGATCCAGCTTTCGCTCACCCAGAAAAAAGGCTACCTTGAAGTGGAGGTCATACGTGCCAAAGATCTTAAACCGAAACAGGGCACTAAAGCCATTCCAG CTTCCTACGTGAAAGTTTACTTGGTGAACGGGAAGAAGTGTATCGCGAAAGCGAAAACGATGGCAGCCAGAAAAACGTTGGACCCGTTCTACCAGCAGTCGTTAGCCTTTAGAGAAAATTGCCGGGGTTGTATACTGCag GTAACAGTGTGGGGTGATTACGGCCGATTAGAAGGGAGAAAAGTGTTCATGGGCATTGCGCAGATCGTGTTGGACGAACTGAACCTCAATGAGATGGTGTTCGGGTGGTATAAGCTGTTTGGCAACATATCCCTGGTCAGTGGACCTCCATCCTTAGCTTTATCCCGTCGATCCTCGGCCACGTCCTTAGAGTCCTTTAAGATTTAA